In Plasmodium falciparum 3D7 genome assembly, chromosome: 6, the following proteins share a genomic window:
- a CDS encoding G-protein associated signal transduction protein, putative, producing the protein MKFAEKLKHMKVKSWENKYIDYKFLKKIIKRKCNPDISNLYERIDKNNQDVKEVCFLINSEYKHSNTKEKKKKSDIECIDIDYDYLFFYILEDYINMVKEHYAKECCFMTEKLNEIKYFLESDKINLKEIEMLKTKCLHIYNSFDILNNYLNINVLSVYKILKKKNKKEKLTTSLDLYQKYCNNLHQISKEEQLNEKIKSTYLLVQKKRGDNCEKLDFLNFKIYIKSKIEKIGQYKGTLYILCGILITLIINTIILLYININNINMNVILSVLPVYRLLYVLNFFFLFIFGAFLFMQFYGVNFTYILDLNKIIIDEYYYLINYVILIIFLTTLSLLIFLLDVLFQIHIFSNIVFHVFVLFILLFCTTIFPFNFYKYKETNFVFSSLLRVLLSGLFLVNNVNLLDNIIGDILTSLSKTFSDVQYFLCFLLKGMKTKEPAKCPILETYINPIFLALPFYLRLCQCLIRFNNEREKVHIYNMLKYLSGIFIVICTSFNWSYFGFDIYTSKLILVCSYVIGSTYMYIWDLYCDWGLLKEYNHLLRKNNNIMYPPHYYYFAGLLNLIFRLTWAITIMPINIFENKEINSFLITFFLMFIEVLRRSIWMCFRLENEHVTNASRYRAILWVPRLTKKKKF; encoded by the exons atGAAGTTCGCTGAGAAGTTAAAACACATGAAAGTAAAATCATgggaaaataaatacatagaCTAcaagtttttaaaaaaaataataaaaagaaaatgtaatCCTGATATAAGTAATTTATACGAAAGAATTGATAAGAATAATCAGGACGTTAAAGAAGTTTgctttttaattaattcagAATATAAACATTCGAATACTAaggagaaaaagaaaaaatccGATATAGAATGTATAGATATagattatgattatttatttttttatattttagaaGATTATATCAATATGGTTAAGGAACATTATGCTAAAGAATGTTGTTTTATGacagaaaaattaaatgaaataaaatattttttagaaAGTGATAAAATTAATCTTAAAGAAATAGAAATGctaaaaacaaaatgtttacatatttataattcttttgatatattaaataattatttaaatataaatgttctCTCTGTCTATAAAATacttaagaaaaaaaacaaaaaagaaaaacttaCAACATCTTTGGACCTTTATCAAAAATATTGTAACAATTTACATCAAATAAGTAAAGAGGAGCAGCTTAAT gaaaaaataaaatcaacCTATTTGCTAGTACAAAAGAAAAGAGGTGATAATTGTGAGAAATTAGATTtcttaaattttaaaatatatattaaaagtaaaatagaaaaaataggACAGTATAAAGGAACCCTTTACATCTTATGCGGGATATTGATTACTCTTATTATAAATACgataattttgttatatataaatataaataacataaacaTGAATGTTATTTTGTCTGTCTTACCTGTATAcagattattatatgttttgaatttttttttcctcttcATCTTTGGAGCCTTCCTGTTCATGCAGTTTTATGGTGTTAATTTTAC gtACATTTtagatttaaataaaataattattgaCGAATATTACTACTTGATAAATTATGTAATTTTGATTATATTTCTGACGACCttatctttattaatatttttgctGGATGTTTTATTTCAGATACACATTTTTTCGAATATTGTTTTCCATGTTTTTGtgctttttatattattattttgtacaaCTATCTttccttttaatttttataaatataaggaGACCAATTTTGTTTTCTCATCCCTATTGAGAGTGTTACTAAGCGG ttTATTTTTAGTAAATAATGTAAACCTACTGGATAACATTATTGGAGATATTTTAACAAGTTTGTCTAAAACATTTTCAGATgttcaatattttttatgtttcttATT aaaGGGAATGAAAACAAAGGAACCAGCAAAATGTccaa TATTGGAAACTTATATTAATCCTATATTTTTAGCATTACCCTTTTATTTGAGATTGTGCCAGTGTTTGATCAG atTTAATAATGAAAGGGAAAAGGtgcatatttataatatgctGAAATATTTGTCTGGAATATTTATAGTTATATGTACATCCTTCAATtg GTCCTATTTCGGTTTCGATATATATACGAGTAAATTAATTTTAGTTTGTTCTTATGTTATTGGATCAacttatatgtacatatggGATTTATATTGTGATTGGGGATTATTGAAAGAATATAATCATTTGTTAAG gaagaataataatataatgtacccacctcattattattacttcgCAGGACTTTTAAATTTG atCTTCAGATTGACATGGGCTATTACCATTATGCCAATAAATATCTTTGAAAATAAG gaAATTAACTCCtttttaataacattttttttgatgTTCATTGAAGTCTTAAGACGATCAATA tgGATGTGCTTTAGACTTGAAAATGAACATGTTACCAATGCGTCCAGATACCGGGCCATATTATGG GTACCAAGATTGacaaagaagaaaaagtTTTAA